One segment of Streptomyces sp. NBC_00576 DNA contains the following:
- a CDS encoding DUF6531 domain-containing protein, with product MFRTHAKRKLDEASDAGIQNRKWYEEVGDWVSDNWDTIVTVCKVVVAVVGIVAMIIGGPILGAIVLIAALVVLADTLNKYAKGQASLWDVAFAALDCIPGMKGLTTLGGLAKGLKGMAAMKGGLKGMGLAARGLGKNARGVVADGAKGAYNRAKNLVRSKGSDPVDMATGSMYLPQTDVELPGLLPLAFTRRVASDYRCGWWFGPGWASTIDQRLETDEDGIVFVTEDGLLLAYPHPSSAQVPVIPEAGPRRPLTRLDDGGYRIDEPLTGHTHHFTRPAADGIALLARITDRNQHTITFDYDEHGTPLAIRHSGGYHLKLTTDGGRVTALSLAGAAEDGMDLVIKRYGYTDSNLTAVTNSAGPPLKFTYDERLRVTSWEDTNRGRYHYAYDDQDRCIAEGGEAGHITITLAYDETDPARPDCRITTLTTAEGNVRRFVIDDRCLVVAETDPLGGTVTTTYDAHRHVTATTDQLGYSTTFVNNEVGQPVKVTRPDGSIVRVAYDEQRLPTAITLSDGSSWQYANDERGNVTAITDPVGATTHFIRGTDGSLIEALDASGRTSAYANNAAGLPLAVTDGLGNTTRYAYNAFGLTTAVTDALGHETCLEWTVEGLLAGRTDPDGSCESWEYDSEGNCVRHVDAVGQVSTFEYTHFDRLSARTGPGGERVTFTHDAELRLAQVTNPQGLTWSYTYDAAGQLLTESDFDGRTTRYAYDAAGRLATRTNALGQSIRYQRDALGQITAKDADGTTTVYTYTANGSLTRAVGPDSSLHVELDAAGRRIRETVDGRTLSFAYDASGNRTLRTTPSGARSNWAYDAAGRTFQLATAGHTIDFVHDAADREVIRRIDGALTFTRGYDSLDRLITQESTAPGDHRIAERSYSYRPDGYLTAIQDSRTGSRRFDLDTQGRVTAVHAAGWSERYAYDSAGNQTEAAWPAKHPGHEAAGSREYAGTRLTRAGGVHYEHDAQGRVVMRRKTRLSRKPDIWRYEWDAEDRLTAVITPDGSRWRYTYDPLGRRTGKLRLDADGKTVLERTVFTWDGNTLCEQTTERGDTGGRTTLTWDHDGLSPLSQAERIWAAEAPQETIDERFFAIVTDLIGTPTELVSPDGEVAWHTRSTLWGTTAWNHDASAYTPLRFPGQYHDQETGLHYNHHRHYDPETARYASPDPLGLLPAPNPVTYVHNPHSWSDPLGLAPLCHQHGGDTGSPDGLGLLPGPAPQHAVDMLNNVNARPGGIGKVDGYHGNANWGNNKSVLPGGKYKEWDVNAKVDLPQCSAPGCGKEIRGPERLLTPKDGPGPAYYTPDHYGTFYYVGEFTG from the coding sequence ATGTTCAGGACACACGCCAAGCGGAAACTCGACGAGGCGTCCGACGCGGGCATTCAGAACCGCAAGTGGTACGAGGAGGTCGGTGACTGGGTCTCCGACAACTGGGACACCATCGTCACGGTCTGCAAGGTTGTCGTCGCAGTTGTCGGCATCGTCGCGATGATCATCGGTGGGCCGATCCTCGGCGCAATCGTCCTGATCGCCGCGCTGGTCGTCCTCGCCGATACGCTCAACAAATACGCCAAGGGCCAAGCCTCTCTGTGGGATGTGGCGTTCGCCGCGCTGGACTGCATACCCGGTATGAAGGGCCTGACCACCCTCGGCGGACTCGCCAAGGGCCTCAAGGGCATGGCGGCGATGAAGGGCGGCCTGAAGGGTATGGGGCTGGCGGCCCGCGGCCTGGGCAAGAACGCCCGCGGCGTGGTCGCCGACGGCGCCAAGGGGGCCTACAACCGGGCCAAGAACCTCGTCCGCTCCAAAGGCAGCGACCCCGTCGACATGGCCACCGGCTCCATGTACCTGCCGCAGACCGACGTGGAGCTGCCGGGCCTGCTGCCGCTGGCGTTCACCCGTCGGGTCGCCTCCGACTACCGCTGCGGCTGGTGGTTCGGCCCCGGGTGGGCCTCCACCATCGACCAACGCCTCGAAACCGACGAGGACGGCATCGTCTTCGTCACCGAGGACGGCCTGCTCCTCGCCTACCCGCACCCCTCTAGTGCGCAAGTCCCCGTCATACCCGAGGCCGGTCCCCGCCGGCCGCTGACCCGCCTGGACGACGGCGGCTACCGCATCGACGAACCGCTGACCGGCCACACCCATCATTTCACCCGCCCCGCCGCCGATGGCATCGCGCTTCTGGCCCGCATCACCGACCGCAACCAGCACACGATCACCTTCGACTACGACGAGCACGGCACCCCCCTTGCGATCCGCCACTCCGGCGGCTACCACCTCAAGCTCACCACCGACGGAGGCCGCGTCACCGCCCTGAGCCTGGCCGGGGCGGCCGAAGACGGCATGGACCTCGTCATCAAGCGCTACGGCTACACCGACAGCAACCTCACCGCGGTCACCAACTCCGCAGGACCGCCGCTCAAGTTCACCTACGACGAGCGACTGCGTGTCACCTCGTGGGAGGACACGAACCGGGGCCGCTACCACTACGCCTACGACGACCAGGACCGCTGCATCGCCGAGGGCGGCGAGGCCGGGCACATCACGATCACCCTCGCCTACGACGAGACTGATCCCGCCCGGCCCGACTGCCGCATCACCACCCTCACCACCGCCGAGGGCAACGTCCGCCGTTTCGTCATCGACGACCGGTGCCTGGTCGTCGCCGAGACCGACCCACTGGGCGGCACGGTCACCACCACCTACGACGCCCATCGGCACGTCACCGCGACAACGGATCAACTCGGGTACAGCACAACCTTCGTGAACAACGAGGTGGGGCAGCCGGTCAAGGTGACTCGGCCCGACGGCTCGATCGTTCGCGTCGCCTACGACGAGCAGCGTCTTCCTACGGCCATAACCCTGTCGGACGGCTCCTCCTGGCAGTACGCCAACGACGAGCGCGGAAACGTCACCGCCATCACCGACCCCGTCGGCGCGACCACGCACTTCATCCGCGGAACGGACGGCAGCCTCATCGAGGCCCTGGACGCATCCGGCCGTACCTCCGCCTATGCGAACAACGCCGCCGGCCTCCCGCTGGCCGTGACCGACGGCCTCGGCAACACCACGCGCTACGCGTACAACGCCTTCGGCCTGACCACTGCGGTGACCGACGCGCTCGGCCACGAGACCTGCCTGGAATGGACCGTCGAGGGCCTGCTCGCCGGCCGCACCGACCCGGACGGGTCGTGCGAGAGCTGGGAGTACGACAGCGAGGGCAACTGCGTCCGCCACGTCGACGCCGTCGGTCAGGTGAGCACGTTCGAGTACACCCACTTCGACCGGCTCAGCGCACGCACCGGTCCGGGAGGCGAGCGCGTCACCTTCACGCACGACGCCGAGCTCCGCCTCGCCCAGGTCACCAACCCTCAAGGACTGACCTGGAGCTACACCTACGACGCGGCGGGGCAACTCCTCACCGAATCCGACTTCGACGGCCGCACCACCCGCTATGCCTACGACGCGGCGGGCCGTCTCGCCACTCGAACCAACGCTCTCGGCCAGAGCATCCGCTACCAGCGGGACGCTCTGGGGCAGATCACCGCCAAGGACGCGGACGGCACGACCACCGTCTACACGTACACGGCGAACGGTTCGCTGACCAGGGCCGTCGGCCCGGACAGCAGCCTGCACGTGGAACTCGACGCGGCCGGCCGTCGCATCAGGGAGACCGTCGACGGCCGAACCCTGAGCTTCGCCTACGACGCCTCCGGCAACCGGACGCTGCGCACCACCCCTTCGGGCGCACGCAGCAACTGGGCGTATGACGCCGCAGGACGCACCTTCCAGCTGGCCACAGCAGGTCACACCATCGACTTCGTGCACGACGCGGCAGACCGCGAAGTCATCCGCCGAATCGACGGCGCACTCACCTTCACTCGCGGCTACGACAGCCTCGACCGGCTGATCACGCAGGAGAGCACGGCTCCCGGAGACCACCGGATCGCAGAGCGCTCCTACAGCTACCGCCCCGACGGCTACCTCACAGCAATCCAGGACTCCCGCACGGGCAGCCGACGCTTCGATCTCGACACCCAAGGCCGCGTCACGGCGGTGCACGCGGCGGGCTGGAGCGAGCGCTACGCCTACGACTCCGCGGGTAACCAGACCGAGGCCGCGTGGCCCGCGAAGCATCCCGGCCACGAGGCCGCCGGGTCGCGCGAATACGCAGGAACGCGGCTGACGCGAGCGGGAGGTGTTCATTACGAGCACGACGCCCAGGGCCGAGTGGTCATGCGCCGCAAGACCCGGCTCTCCCGCAAACCCGACATCTGGCGGTACGAGTGGGATGCCGAGGACCGGCTCACAGCCGTCATCACACCGGACGGCAGCCGCTGGCGCTACACCTACGACCCACTGGGGAGACGGACCGGAAAGCTCCGTCTCGACGCCGACGGGAAGACTGTCCTGGAACGCACCGTCTTCACCTGGGACGGCAACACGCTGTGCGAACAGACCACCGAGCGGGGCGACACAGGCGGGCGCACCACGCTCACCTGGGACCACGACGGGCTGTCTCCCCTGAGCCAGGCCGAACGCATCTGGGCAGCCGAAGCGCCCCAGGAAACCATCGACGAGCGCTTCTTCGCCATCGTGACCGATCTCATCGGCACCCCGACCGAACTGGTCTCCCCGGACGGAGAGGTCGCCTGGCACACTCGGTCCACTCTCTGGGGAACCACCGCCTGGAACCATGACGCGAGCGCGTACACCCCGCTGCGCTTCCCCGGCCAGTACCACGACCAGGAGACCGGTCTCCACTACAACCATCACCGTCACTACGACCCCGAGACGGCTCGCTACGCCAGCCCGGACCCCCTCGGCCTGCTCCCGGCGCCGAACCCCGTCACTTACGTTCACAACCCCCATAGTTGGTCCGACCCGCTGGGTCTCGCGCCTTTGTGCCATCAGCACGGCGGCGACACCGGCAGCCCCGACGGCCTCG
- a CDS encoding MFS transporter, protein MPASVPPPPPAYVEPVPPPGAILPTSGAAHRLRVALLMAGSCLPILGAVLIAPVLPKMQDHFADVPGAGALVPMALTVPALALGLLAPFAGVIVDRLGRKRLLIAATVLYSIFGTAPLWLESLGAIVASRALVGVAEAAIMTCCTTLIGDYYSGRVRDRYLALQTMCASASATAFFVIGGAAGSVGWRAPFWIYAVSLLIAPLMAIGLPKPTAATGAAAEDGDGESTDTTVVPKRSFPFRQLAGICGLTVFGALVFYTVPVEMSYLLDDLGVTATSVIGLATAIASAATVAGAITFAKLRGAPGPRLPLVFALCSAGFAVMWLANSAPLLIAGAVLNCLGTGLLLPSLLTIAMSRLDFADRGRGTGLWTASFFIGQFICPLALIAAESALGTLASAVGLLGLTSAVVAAGLFLTARRRAAAVAPLPQ, encoded by the coding sequence ATGCCCGCTTCCGTGCCTCCGCCCCCGCCCGCTTACGTGGAACCAGTGCCGCCACCCGGTGCGATCCTTCCGACGTCCGGTGCCGCGCACCGGCTGCGCGTCGCTCTCCTCATGGCCGGCAGCTGCCTGCCGATCCTCGGGGCCGTCCTCATCGCCCCCGTGCTGCCCAAGATGCAGGACCACTTCGCCGACGTGCCCGGCGCAGGCGCCCTGGTCCCGATGGCCCTCACCGTCCCTGCCCTGGCGCTGGGCCTGCTGGCACCCTTCGCGGGCGTCATCGTCGACCGGCTCGGCCGCAAGCGCCTGCTGATCGCCGCGACCGTGCTGTACTCGATCTTCGGCACCGCCCCGCTGTGGCTGGAGTCGCTGGGCGCCATCGTGGCCAGCCGCGCCCTGGTAGGTGTCGCCGAGGCCGCCATCATGACCTGCTGCACCACGCTGATCGGCGACTACTACAGCGGTCGGGTACGGGACCGCTACCTCGCCCTGCAGACCATGTGCGCCTCCGCCTCCGCGACCGCGTTCTTCGTCATCGGCGGTGCCGCGGGGTCGGTCGGCTGGCGGGCCCCGTTCTGGATCTACGCCGTCAGCCTGCTCATCGCCCCGCTCATGGCCATCGGGCTGCCGAAGCCGACCGCGGCCACCGGTGCCGCCGCCGAGGACGGGGACGGGGAGAGCACGGACACCACGGTCGTGCCGAAGCGCTCCTTCCCCTTCCGGCAGCTGGCCGGTATCTGCGGACTCACCGTGTTCGGGGCCCTCGTCTTCTACACCGTCCCGGTGGAGATGTCCTACCTGCTGGACGACCTCGGCGTGACGGCGACCAGCGTGATCGGGCTGGCCACAGCGATCGCCAGCGCCGCCACCGTGGCCGGCGCGATCACCTTCGCCAAGCTGCGCGGGGCCCCGGGGCCCCGGCTGCCACTCGTCTTCGCCCTGTGCTCGGCCGGGTTCGCGGTGATGTGGCTCGCCAACAGCGCGCCGCTGCTGATCGCCGGCGCCGTACTCAACTGCCTCGGCACCGGTCTCCTGCTGCCTTCCCTGCTCACCATCGCCATGTCCAGGCTGGACTTCGCCGACCGAGGCCGTGGCACCGGCCTGTGGACCGCGTCGTTCTTCATCGGCCAGTTCATCTGCCCGCTGGCGCTGATCGCGGCCGAGTCCGCCCTCGGCACCCTGGCCTCCGCCGTCGGCCTGCTCGGCCTGACCTCGGCCGTCGTCGCGGCAGGCCTCTTCCTGACCGCCCGGCGCAGGGCCGCGGCCGTCGCACCGTTGCCCCAGTAG
- a CDS encoding type II toxin-antitoxin system VapB family antitoxin, with product MSRTVIDLDDDLVADVAKALGTNTKKETVNTALREVLESRRRALALARLRAAAGDGAFDLELFEKKENYRR from the coding sequence ATGAGTCGGACGGTCATCGACCTGGACGACGACCTGGTCGCGGACGTGGCGAAAGCCCTCGGAACGAACACCAAGAAGGAGACCGTCAACACCGCTCTTCGCGAGGTGTTGGAGAGCCGGCGTCGCGCCCTGGCTCTCGCCCGGCTACGGGCCGCGGCGGGCGACGGCGCATTCGATCTGGAACTGTTCGAGAAAAAGGAGAACTACCGCCGGTGA
- a CDS encoding LysR family transcriptional regulator, whose product MNLASLDLNLVVALRALLEERNVTNAGRRIGLSQPAMSAALARLRRHFGDDLLSRVGGHYELTALGLALLARTATACDLLERVFTSQAVFDPAREEHEFTLIASDYAVAVFGAELARTAHNEAPGIRLRFRQPPTDLTENTGALLSTADGLLLPHGIIGDFPAVELYRDRWVYLVADDNPEVGEQLTLDDLARLPWVTYQRTYDAPAARQIGMLGIEPRVEVSVDSFQLMPLLVAGTRRVALIQGHLADRLDGLVPVRVMEPPYDAVPLREALWWHPVHTHDAAHIWLRETAARVAEAIHGKDDRDPADRSDRG is encoded by the coding sequence GTGAACCTGGCCAGCCTGGACCTCAACCTCGTCGTCGCCCTGCGGGCCCTCCTGGAGGAGCGCAACGTCACCAACGCGGGCCGGCGCATCGGGCTCAGCCAGCCCGCCATGAGCGCCGCCCTGGCCCGGCTGCGCCGCCACTTCGGCGACGACCTGCTCTCCAGGGTCGGCGGACACTACGAACTGACCGCCCTCGGCCTGGCCCTCCTCGCCCGCACCGCCACCGCCTGCGACCTGCTCGAACGCGTCTTCACCAGCCAGGCGGTGTTCGACCCCGCCCGTGAGGAGCACGAGTTCACCCTGATCGCCTCCGACTACGCGGTGGCCGTCTTCGGTGCCGAACTCGCCCGCACCGCCCACAACGAGGCGCCGGGGATCAGGCTGCGCTTCAGGCAGCCCCCGACGGACCTCACCGAGAACACCGGGGCGCTGCTGAGCACCGCCGACGGGCTGCTCCTGCCGCACGGCATCATCGGCGACTTTCCCGCCGTGGAGCTCTACCGGGACCGCTGGGTCTACCTCGTCGCCGACGACAACCCCGAGGTCGGCGAGCAGCTCACCCTCGACGACCTGGCCCGGCTGCCGTGGGTGACGTACCAGCGCACGTACGACGCACCCGCCGCCCGTCAGATCGGCATGCTCGGTATCGAGCCGCGCGTCGAAGTCTCCGTCGACAGCTTCCAGTTGATGCCCCTCCTGGTCGCGGGCACCCGCCGGGTCGCCCTGATCCAGGGGCATCTCGCCGACCGGCTCGACGGACTCGTCCCCGTACGGGTCATGGAACCGCCCTACGACGCCGTGCCGCTCCGGGAAGCCCTGTGGTGGCACCCGGTGCACACGCACGACGCGGCGCACATCTGGCTGCGGGAGACGGCGGCGCGGGTCGCGGAGGCCATCCACGGCAAGGATGATCGCGATCCGGCAGATCGATCGGACAGAGGCTAG
- the ltrA gene encoding group II intron reverse transcriptase/maturase has translation MGQLKSQIKSFDISKWEVKEAWEEVKANKGAPGVDGQSIDDFEKDLKGNLYKVWNRMSSGSYFPPPVRAVEIPKPNGGGMRLLGIPAVADRVAQTVVARHLMRRVDPVFHPDSYGYRPGRSALDAVERCRKRCWKRDWVVEFDITKFFDSVPWDLLVKAVETHTDAVWVNLYVRRWLAAPLVMPDGSRLERERGTPQGAPVSPVLANLFLHYAFDTWMSRKFPSVWFERYADDAVLHCVTERQARHVLAALRNRLVEVGLQLHPDKTRIVYCKDSDRRGSYEHTSFTFLGYTFRPRKSRNRHGKQFLSFEPAISRQALTRIGREVRSWQLHYRTEISFADLARRINPAVRGWINYYGRFRPWELLPFLMRINAYLVRWIRRKYKRLDGTKRAHAKLVEIAKRYPRMFAHWSLSTDACTI, from the coding sequence ATGGGCCAGTTGAAGTCTCAGATCAAGTCGTTTGATATCTCGAAGTGGGAAGTCAAGGAGGCGTGGGAGGAAGTCAAGGCCAATAAGGGCGCACCCGGCGTGGACGGGCAGAGCATCGACGACTTCGAGAAAGACCTGAAGGGCAACCTCTACAAGGTCTGGAACCGTATGTCATCGGGCTCGTACTTCCCGCCGCCGGTGCGCGCGGTGGAGATCCCGAAGCCAAACGGAGGCGGCATGAGATTGCTCGGCATTCCTGCTGTCGCCGATCGTGTGGCGCAGACCGTCGTGGCCCGGCATCTGATGCGAAGGGTGGACCCTGTATTCCACCCGGACAGCTATGGATACCGGCCTGGACGGTCCGCCTTGGACGCAGTGGAAAGGTGCCGGAAGCGCTGCTGGAAGCGGGACTGGGTGGTGGAGTTCGACATCACCAAGTTCTTCGACAGCGTGCCCTGGGACCTGCTGGTCAAGGCGGTGGAGACTCACACCGACGCCGTTTGGGTGAACTTGTACGTGCGGCGGTGGCTCGCTGCCCCGCTCGTCATGCCCGACGGCTCGCGGCTGGAACGGGAACGCGGGACCCCGCAAGGGGCCCCGGTGTCTCCCGTCCTGGCGAACCTGTTCCTGCACTACGCGTTCGATACCTGGATGTCCAGGAAGTTCCCGAGCGTCTGGTTCGAACGCTATGCGGACGACGCGGTGCTGCACTGCGTCACCGAGCGCCAGGCCCGTCATGTGCTGGCCGCGCTCAGGAACAGGCTGGTCGAAGTCGGGTTGCAGCTGCACCCGGACAAGACCCGGATCGTCTACTGCAAGGACTCGGACCGGCGTGGCTCCTACGAGCACACGTCGTTTACGTTCCTCGGGTACACGTTTCGCCCCAGGAAGAGCCGGAATCGGCACGGCAAGCAGTTCTTGTCGTTCGAGCCGGCCATCAGCAGACAGGCCCTGACCCGGATTGGTCGCGAGGTGCGTTCCTGGCAACTGCACTACCGCACCGAAATCTCCTTCGCAGACCTCGCCCGCAGGATCAACCCTGCGGTTCGGGGCTGGATCAACTACTACGGCCGGTTCCGGCCGTGGGAGTTGTTGCCCTTCTTGATGCGCATCAACGCCTACCTGGTGCGTTGGATCCGCCGGAAGTACAAACGGCTCGACGGCACGAAGAGGGCCCACGCGAAGCTCGTGGAGATCGCCAAGCGGTACCCACGGATGTTCGCTCACTGGAGCCTCTCCACCGACGCCTGCACGATCTGA